In one Roseburia intestinalis L1-82 genomic region, the following are encoded:
- the sdaAA gene encoding L-serine ammonia-lyase, iron-sulfur-dependent, subunit alpha, with the protein MYGSLQELCELEEKSGKPFWKIVQEDDRREQGITEEVSFEQMRAMYQAMKDADARYDEKLKSESGLVGTEGKKMMEARAEGTLLCGDFIGKVMEKALKTSESNACMKRIVAAPTAGSCGVVPAVFLSLQEEKGYSEEKMVEALFVAAGIGGVIAERAFLAGAAGGCQAEIGSASAMAAGGVVHLSGGSAKEIANAAALALKNLLGLACDPVAGLVEVPCVKRNVMGAVNALTSADLTSAGIFSKIPPDEVIDAMRSIGRSMSEDIRETGKGGLAGTPTGVEIRERMAGGRTQEA; encoded by the coding sequence ACCGCAGGGAGCAGGGGATCACGGAGGAAGTATCATTTGAGCAGATGCGCGCGATGTATCAGGCGATGAAAGATGCGGATGCGCGTTATGATGAAAAATTAAAATCCGAGAGCGGACTTGTCGGTACGGAAGGCAAAAAGATGATGGAGGCGAGGGCAGAGGGAACTTTGCTCTGTGGAGATTTTATCGGGAAAGTCATGGAGAAGGCATTAAAGACCAGTGAGTCAAATGCATGCATGAAGCGTATTGTCGCGGCACCGACTGCCGGTTCGTGCGGAGTTGTACCGGCGGTATTTTTGAGTCTGCAGGAAGAAAAAGGCTATTCTGAGGAAAAAATGGTGGAAGCACTGTTTGTAGCAGCCGGGATCGGCGGAGTGATCGCAGAGCGTGCTTTTCTGGCAGGTGCAGCGGGAGGCTGTCAGGCAGAGATCGGTTCTGCGTCTGCGATGGCAGCGGGCGGAGTTGTGCATTTATCAGGCGGCAGTGCAAAAGAGATCGCAAATGCAGCGGCACTGGCTTTAAAAAATCTGTTGGGACTTGCCTGTGATCCGGTTGCCGGTCTGGTGGAGGTGCCGTGCGTGAAACGAAATGTGATGGGCGCAGTCAATGCACTGACATCGGCGGATCTGACGAGTGCGGGAATCTTCAGCAAGATTCCGCCGGATGAGGTGATCGATGCGATGCGGAGTATCGGAAGAAGCATGTCCGAGGATATCCGTGAAACAGGAAAAGGCGGACTTGCGGGAACACCGACCGGAGTGGAGATCCGTGAGCGGATGGCCGGGGGCAGAACGCAGGAAGCATGA